The genome window CTATGAGGGAGCTGATATCATCTGTTATATGCCGGTGGATACTCGGTTGAACGCCATCCGTTTCCTTAGACTGGTACGTCCTGTGATGGCTTTCTTCATCAAGTATGAGTTCTGGTCTAATTTCCTTCATATCCTGAAGCATCGCAACATTCCTACTTATAGCGTGAGCAGTATCTTCCGCGAGGATCAGGTGTTCTTCAAATGGTATGGCAGAAACTATGCTGGAGTGCTGAAGTGCTTTACCCGTTTCTTCGTACAGAACGAAGAGAGTAAGCGATTGCTCGAAGGTATAGGCATCACGGCTGTGGATGTGGTAGGCGATACCCGTTTCGACCGTGTTCTCCAGATAAAGGAGGCTGCCAAGCAATTGCCGATTTGCGAGGCTTTCAGAACAGGAGTAGCTTCATCTCAGTCTGCTGATGTACCTCATCATGATTTCAAGGTATTTGTTGCCGGTAGTTCTTGGCCACCAGATGAGAATATCTTTATACCTTTCTTTAATGAGCATAAGGATTGGCGCCTGCTGATTGCTCCTCATGTCATCGCTGAAGAGCATCTGAAGTTGATTCTTTCTCTGATAAAGGGCAAGAAGGTGGTGCGCTATACGCAAACTACTCCTGAAGAAGCAGCGGAGGCTGATGTCTTGATCATCGATTGTTTCGGATTGTTGAGCAGTATGTACAACTATGGTGATGTGGCTTATATCGGTGGTGGCTTTGGTGTAGGTATTCATAACACCCTGGAGGCTGCCGTATGGAATATGCCGGTTATCTTTGGTCCGAACAACAAAAAGTTTCAGGAGGCTCAGGGCTTACTGAAGTCGGGTGGAGGTTTTGAAATCAATACCTATGAAGATTTCTCGAGCTTGATGGGTTCTCTGATGAATGATGAGGCCTTCCTGAAACAGGCTGGCGATAAGGCTGGTGCCTTCGTGGCTCATTTGGCTGGCGCTACAGATAAGGTCTTGGCAAGTGTAAAGTTGTAATTTATAGTATCCTATACAAGAAAAGGTCTCATGAATGTTTTTCTTCATGAGACCTTTTCTTGTAAATGTATGTGCCGTAAACCAGGCATCCTGCCTTTATTTGATAATGCGGTAGTAATCCTCTTTTCTTGGTTTTACGGTATGAGGATGCGCAGAAGCATAACCCAAGGCTAAGGCTCCTACTCCCATCAAACCTTCTGGAAGATTCCAGTCCTTCATCAGCTTCTTGCCTTCTTCTGATGCAAACATGCCGTCTTCACGGTTAATCCAGCATGATGCAAGACCGATAGAGTGGGCAGCAAGCATCATATTTCCTAAGATAAGGCTGCCATCTTTCACACCGTTAACGTTGCTTTCTGGTGCCAGAACGATAACGATGGTTGGCGCTCCATAGTAAGGATCGCTTTCTACACCCATGATTTCTGCGTTCATCTTGCGAAGCTGGGCGCAAATCTCAGGATTCTGAACGGCAATGATGAAAGGCTCCTGGGTTCCATGACCTGTTGCTGCCCATGTGCCGGCTTCCAATACCGTCTTCAACTCTTCGTCGGTAATTTGATCTGCCTTGAAGCGACGAATACTTCTTCTCTCCTTAATGGCTTTCAAAACTTCATTTTCCATCTTATCTTGTTTTAAACATTTTATTTAGAAATCTTTTCTCTTTCCTCGTTCTTTTATGCAGGGCATCCGCTTAAATCCTCTTCATCCATATACTGGCTGAGAACCCGAGCAATGCGGATCAGGCCCTGCATCAGGGTCTTGCGAGGACAGGCGATGTTGAGGCGCAGGTAGCCCTGACCAGCCTTTCTGCCATACATCGTACCACTGTTGACGAATACCTTGCCATCGTTCATCAGCTTTTCATAAGCCTCGTCGCTTGACAGTTCGAATGGCAGGATATCGAGCCATACCAGGTAGGTGCCTTCAAGGCGGGTAACGCGAACTTGTGGCAATTCGGTATTGAAGAATTCCTTTACTGCCTGATAGTTCTCGTAGAGATATTGGTTCAATTCATCTAACCATTCTTCTCCCTCATTGTAAGCTGCCTGGAGAGCGATAACGCCGAATGGGTTTACGTCACAAACCTCGTTGATGTTGATGGCGCGGTTGATGCGGCGGCGCAATGTTGCATCCGGACAGATAATGTTGGCTATCTGAAGTCCTGCAATATTGAATGACTTTGATGGAGAATTCAATACTACGCAGTTGTCACGGCAAGCTTCGCTGATGCTGGCAAATGGAGTATACTGATAGCCTGGCATGATGAGCTCGCAATGAATTTCATCTGCGATGACCTTTACCCCGTACTTGAGACAGATGTCGTTCATTCGCTCAAGTTCCTCTTTCTTCCACACTCTTCCGGCTGGATTGTGAGGATTGCAGAGGATGAAGGCTGTGGTCTTCTCATCGGCACATTTACGCTCGAAGTCTTCGAAATCTATCTCATAAGTGCAGTTGCCCACACGTTTCAGTTCGTTTTCTACTACTTCGCAGCCGCTGTTTGTAATGCAGGAGAAGAAGCAATTGTAGACAGGTGTCTGTACCAATACCTTTTCGCCAGGCATGCAGATGGCTTTCAGACAGCAAGAAATGGCTGGTACAACGCCTGAAGTATAGAGAATCCAGTCTTTCTCTATCTTCCACTGGTGGCGGCGGGAGAACCAGCTGATGATAGCCTCGTAATAAGAATCAGGTACGAGGGTATAGCCGAAGATGCCATGAGTTACACGCTTCTGCAGGGCTTCGATGATGCAGGGAGCTGTCTGGAAGTCCATATCTGCTACCCACATCGGAATAACGCCGTCTTCCTTCACCAAATCCCATTTGTATGAGTTGGTTCCACGACGTTCGATGATTTCATCAAAATTGTATTTCATATTTGTTTTCTATCTATGTTGTTTCTTCTATCTATATAGGATAATTCTCTTTTCCTCCTAATTGAAATCTTCGTTCATAGACTTTGAATCTCCGTTCAAAGACATTGAACGTACATTCAAAGCTTTTGAACGGCCGTTCAATGTCTATGAACGGAGATTTCAGTTAAGTGTAAGAATAATTAGTTATGGGAACAATAAGTAATTTACTTGATTGTTGTCATTTCTGTAATTACCTCTTAAACTATTTCGATTTATCTGTGATTTCACATGCACCCTTTGGCGCTTTGGCAAACTCAGTATATGTTACGCTTCCCACTTCGTCTGCCTCGATTCTTCCGGAGATAGGGTTCTTGATATTGGTGATGCTTCCCTTGATCTGTGCATCGATGTTGGTGCAATCCTCGAAGGCACGGTCGCATTCCTTATCAAAGGTGCAATCTTCCAGAGTTACATGGTCCATGTAGCAGAGAGGCTGCTCGCCGCTGATGTGGCAACGTACGAACTTGATGTTCTTGCTGTGCCAGGCCAGATACTCACCATTCAGTTCCGAATCATAGACGGTTACATTCTCGCATTCC of Segatella copri contains these proteins:
- a CDS encoding 3-deoxy-D-manno-octulosonic acid transferase, which translates into the protein MYNIVIYFVLWGIAIASLFNEKVRKMWRGEREAFKILKQKVDPNAKYIWFHAASLGEFEQGRPLMERIRKDYPQYKILLTFYSPSGYEVRKNYEGADIICYMPVDTRLNAIRFLRLVRPVMAFFIKYEFWSNFLHILKHRNIPTYSVSSIFREDQVFFKWYGRNYAGVLKCFTRFFVQNEESKRLLEGIGITAVDVVGDTRFDRVLQIKEAAKQLPICEAFRTGVASSQSADVPHHDFKVFVAGSSWPPDENIFIPFFNEHKDWRLLIAPHVIAEEHLKLILSLIKGKKVVRYTQTTPEEAAEADVLIIDCFGLLSSMYNYGDVAYIGGGFGVGIHNTLEAAVWNMPVIFGPNNKKFQEAQGLLKSGGGFEINTYEDFSSLMGSLMNDEAFLKQAGDKAGAFVAHLAGATDKVLASVKL
- a CDS encoding nitroreductase family protein — encoded protein: MENEVLKAIKERRSIRRFKADQITDEELKTVLEAGTWAATGHGTQEPFIIAVQNPEICAQLRKMNAEIMGVESDPYYGAPTIVIVLAPESNVNGVKDGSLILGNMMLAAHSIGLASCWINREDGMFASEEGKKLMKDWNLPEGLMGVGALALGYASAHPHTVKPRKEDYYRIIK
- a CDS encoding MalY/PatB family protein, whose protein sequence is MKYNFDEIIERRGTNSYKWDLVKEDGVIPMWVADMDFQTAPCIIEALQKRVTHGIFGYTLVPDSYYEAIISWFSRRHQWKIEKDWILYTSGVVPAISCCLKAICMPGEKVLVQTPVYNCFFSCITNSGCEVVENELKRVGNCTYEIDFEDFERKCADEKTTAFILCNPHNPAGRVWKKEELERMNDICLKYGVKVIADEIHCELIMPGYQYTPFASISEACRDNCVVLNSPSKSFNIAGLQIANIICPDATLRRRINRAININEVCDVNPFGVIALQAAYNEGEEWLDELNQYLYENYQAVKEFFNTELPQVRVTRLEGTYLVWLDILPFELSSDEAYEKLMNDGKVFVNSGTMYGRKAGQGYLRLNIACPRKTLMQGLIRIARVLSQYMDEEDLSGCPA